In a single window of the Sediminicoccus sp. KRV36 genome:
- a CDS encoding calcium-binding protein, with product MEWGVNTQGVTVSLLDNSIGTGNARRDSFQAIEGLIGSSVTDKIEGNNEQNVLLGLEGDDSLAGLGGDDQLYGDSGNDTLDGGSGDDQLWGGAGADALNGQDGTDTARYDYAPAAVEVFLTAPLANLGEAQGDSFAAIENLTGSGFNDLLSGDNAGNTLSGLNADDTLAAGAGDDALYGGNGDDILIGGLGADYMDGGLGFNYASYADAAGPVFASLAASQFNMGDAAGDVYLNIQGLVAGGFGGTLMGAAGANVLIGGAGNDVLYGGAGDDRLYGGFGDESFFGDAGADWLDGGPGYDYARYDNALAGVVASLTSGGTGGDAAGDAYVECEALLGSGHADVLAGDGGNNVLSGNAGDDVLAGLAAIDSLFGGDGADILNGGAGADALYGGNGADEFRFASGEGGDMVYDFSSGVDRVALAAGSYGGGLVPGGSLDGRFVIGTVPTSSLGQFLYDPNGQSLSWDADGIGAGGAELITGFQVGATLTQQDLWLV from the coding sequence ATGGAATGGGGTGTCAATACTCAGGGCGTCACAGTATCGCTGCTGGATAACAGCATTGGAACAGGCAATGCGCGGCGCGATTCATTTCAAGCAATCGAAGGGCTGATTGGTTCCTCCGTCACCGATAAAATCGAGGGGAACAACGAGCAAAACGTTCTTTTGGGTCTCGAAGGGGACGATTCCCTCGCCGGCCTCGGTGGCGATGACCAACTCTACGGCGACAGTGGCAATGACACGCTCGATGGTGGTTCCGGCGATGACCAGCTTTGGGGCGGCGCCGGCGCCGATGCGCTCAACGGCCAGGATGGCACCGACACGGCCCGCTATGACTACGCCCCCGCCGCCGTCGAGGTCTTCCTCACCGCGCCCCTAGCCAATCTGGGCGAGGCCCAGGGCGATAGCTTCGCCGCCATCGAGAACCTCACTGGCTCGGGCTTCAATGATCTTCTCTCCGGCGACAATGCGGGCAACACCCTCTCCGGCCTGAATGCCGACGATACCCTCGCGGCCGGCGCGGGGGATGACGCGCTCTATGGCGGCAATGGGGATGACATCCTGATCGGCGGTCTCGGCGCCGACTACATGGATGGCGGCCTCGGCTTCAATTACGCAAGCTATGCCGATGCCGCCGGCCCCGTCTTCGCCAGCCTCGCCGCGTCGCAATTCAACATGGGCGATGCGGCGGGGGATGTCTATCTCAACATCCAGGGCCTGGTCGCGGGCGGCTTCGGCGGCACGCTGATGGGCGCTGCCGGGGCCAATGTGCTGATCGGCGGTGCGGGGAATGACGTGCTCTATGGCGGCGCGGGGGATGATCGCCTCTATGGCGGCTTTGGCGATGAGAGCTTCTTCGGGGATGCCGGCGCGGATTGGTTGGATGGCGGGCCGGGCTATGACTATGCGCGCTATGACAATGCGCTCGCCGGCGTCGTGGCCTCACTGACCAGCGGCGGCACGGGGGGTGACGCGGCGGGCGATGCCTATGTGGAATGCGAGGCGCTGCTCGGCTCGGGCCATGCCGATGTGCTGGCGGGCGATGGCGGCAACAATGTGCTCTCCGGCAATGCGGGGGATGACGTGCTGGCCGGCCTCGCCGCGATTGACAGCCTCTTTGGCGGCGATGGCGCGGATATCCTGAATGGCGGCGCGGGGGCGGATGCGCTCTATGGCGGCAATGGCGCGGATGAGTTCCGCTTCGCCTCGGGCGAGGGCGGGGACATGGTGTATGACTTCTCCTCCGGCGTGGATCGTGTGGCGCTGGCGGCGGGGAGCTATGGCGGCGGGCTGGTGCCGGGGGGCTCGCTGGATGGTCGCTTCGTGATCGGCACGGTGCCGACCTCCTCGCTCGGGCAATTCCTGTATGATCCGAATGGGCAGAGTCTGAGCTGGGACGCCGATGGGATCGGCGCGGGCGGGGCGGAGCTGATCACCGGCTTCCAGGTGGGGGCCACGCTGACGCAGCAGGACCTCTGGCTGGTTTGA
- a CDS encoding GNAT family N-acetyltransferase has translation MPGDLNRPATTLRPGTDADAHAYIRLIGDAWAEFPGIIFDVAAELPELHALASYFQRLEGALWLAEDARGQAVGMVATRPLREDGAWEIGRMYVARSARGTGLAQTLLRTAEAHARAAGAARMVLWTDTRFEAAHAFYEKAGYVRQGAIRILDDLSKSLEFRYTKPSRGLVVEMLDAAAAASAERRLAEILVACVAAGASVSYLHPLSREKSRGFWKRVSTDVAQGHRVLLAAWADGALAGTVQLDLGTPENQPHRAEVAKLLVDPAFRRRGVGEALMRRAEQAALRLGRSLLTLDTRADDLAEPLYRRLGWQEGGRIPGYALDETGQARDTLFFYRTPG, from the coding sequence TTGCCTGGAGATCTGAATCGGCCGGCCACAACCCTCCGGCCCGGGACCGATGCCGACGCCCACGCCTATATCCGGCTGATCGGTGATGCCTGGGCGGAATTCCCGGGCATCATCTTCGATGTCGCGGCGGAACTGCCTGAGCTGCACGCGCTCGCCAGCTATTTCCAGCGGCTGGAGGGCGCCTTGTGGCTGGCGGAGGATGCCCGCGGCCAGGCCGTCGGCATGGTCGCGACGCGCCCCCTGCGGGAGGATGGGGCCTGGGAAATCGGCCGCATGTATGTGGCCCGATCCGCCCGCGGCACCGGCCTCGCGCAGACGCTGCTGCGCACGGCCGAGGCGCATGCCCGCGCGGCGGGGGCCGCGCGCATGGTGCTCTGGACCGATACCCGCTTCGAGGCCGCGCACGCGTTCTATGAGAAGGCGGGCTATGTGCGGCAGGGCGCCATCCGCATCCTGGATGACCTCTCGAAATCGCTGGAATTCCGCTACACCAAGCCCTCCCGCGGGCTGGTCGTGGAAATGCTCGACGCGGCGGCCGCCGCGAGTGCGGAGCGGCGGCTGGCCGAAATCCTGGTGGCCTGTGTCGCGGCCGGGGCCAGCGTCTCCTATCTGCATCCGCTCTCGCGGGAGAAATCGCGCGGCTTCTGGAAGCGGGTTTCCACCGATGTGGCGCAGGGGCACCGCGTGCTGCTGGCCGCCTGGGCCGATGGCGCGCTGGCCGGGACCGTGCAGCTGGACCTGGGCACGCCTGAGAACCAGCCGCACCGGGCGGAAGTGGCCAAGCTGCTGGTGGACCCCGCCTTCCGCCGCCGCGGCGTGGGGGAGGCGCTGATGCGCCGGGCGGAGCAGGCGGCCCTGCGCCTGGGCCGCAGCCTGCTGACCCTCGACACCCGCGCCGATGACCTGGCCGAGCCGCTGTATCGCCGCCTCGGCTGGCAGGAGGGCGGGCGGATTCCCGGCTACGCCCTGGATGAAACGGGCCAGGCGCGGGACACGCTGTTCTTCTACAGGACGCCCGGCTGA
- a CDS encoding calcium-binding protein, with protein MPASPSVTNLTIASLAPLSGPRHIRASVNLEGGANGDALGGDVSADGRYVVFISTASNLVAGDTNGVPDIFRKDLWTGVVELVSATATGVIGNGISGLASSSAGVGATNWSLPSISENGRYVGFISAAQNLPGAVAGITSGYAKDMLTGTVFNLSQPLAVSLGQSGAEAISVSMGAGGLARVVVDPVSIYAPEIWRVNVAPGFAYTMGTLPVTPVPQFYSTVFGYGREAPSLPGDIVGWNVPTTRILSFSLANNPALGDSNGLGDVILSGPEGTRVISRQLAGPGGGPPAESNQASYPGFMSLDGRVATFYTDAVNIESGAETPSGGGGLIFTGWTTVWAYDNPDAATIAARATAIAQNRTADLFFGMSDATAFRINWGDQTFVSGATGGAAELHLEKTYAAHGSYTISLTLDGPGGQTVDVTRLHLLDRGTAASLIGSHLRDIVFAGDQDDRLEGRAGDDVIHGGGGKDTLIGGAGVDTLFGNDGDDLFYDGPGIAFADVYVGGAGANRVSYALTREAIEIRLTGDDLAHGAMTAGHATVFTTGGPVSDLLYDIVDVTGGDGGNTIYGSDADNVLTGGRRADLIQGGAGDDSIIGGIGNDTLRGGLGHDTLDGGNGDDLLIVLGGQAVALGGAGRNTLFFEYDSSVEDSVVWTVFMPTGVASRADGASLSFSGITEIGADRGIEVLGTAGRESFQLGRYASNFVGNGGFDTLTARAQVVAVRMDASTPTGTAQVVGGGMVEGGGTGVTSFSGIRGFEGGQGADTLIGSSLADRLLGLDGDDVLEGLGGADSLTGGEGMDAFVLGLVGPADTITDFTTGTDQIWLYGATLGLAPGPLDPALLTLGAAAQGPLPQLVYQDTTGQLSWDFDGNGPLAARPLALLGAGTALTAADVLIV; from the coding sequence ATGCCCGCTTCCCCCAGCGTCACGAACCTGACCATCGCAAGCTTGGCGCCGCTGTCCGGGCCCAGACATATCCGCGCCTCGGTGAACCTCGAGGGCGGCGCGAATGGTGATGCGTTGGGCGGCGATGTCTCGGCGGATGGGCGGTATGTGGTGTTCATCAGCACCGCCTCGAACCTGGTGGCGGGCGACACGAACGGCGTGCCCGACATCTTCCGCAAGGACCTCTGGACCGGGGTGGTGGAGCTGGTTTCGGCCACCGCCACGGGGGTGATCGGCAATGGCATCAGCGGCTTGGCCAGCAGCAGTGCCGGGGTGGGCGCCACCAACTGGTCGCTGCCCTCGATTTCCGAGAATGGCCGCTATGTCGGCTTCATCAGCGCGGCGCAGAACCTGCCCGGCGCCGTCGCGGGCATCACCAGCGGCTATGCGAAGGACATGCTGACCGGCACGGTCTTCAACCTGTCCCAGCCGCTGGCCGTCTCGCTCGGGCAGAGCGGCGCCGAGGCCATCAGCGTGAGCATGGGGGCGGGCGGGCTGGCGCGCGTGGTGGTGGACCCTGTCTCCATCTACGCGCCGGAGATCTGGCGGGTGAATGTCGCGCCCGGCTTCGCCTACACGATGGGCACCCTGCCGGTGACGCCGGTGCCGCAATTCTACAGCACGGTCTTCGGCTATGGGCGCGAGGCGCCCAGCCTGCCCGGGGATATCGTCGGCTGGAATGTGCCGACCACCCGCATCCTCTCCTTCAGCCTCGCCAATAATCCGGCCCTGGGCGACAGCAACGGGCTGGGGGATGTGATCCTCTCGGGGCCGGAGGGCACGCGCGTCATCTCCCGGCAACTGGCCGGGCCCGGCGGCGGCCCGCCGGCCGAGTCCAATCAGGCTTCCTATCCCGGCTTCATGTCGCTCGATGGCCGCGTGGCGACCTTCTACACCGATGCGGTGAACATCGAATCCGGCGCGGAGACGCCCAGCGGCGGCGGCGGGCTGATCTTCACCGGCTGGACCACCGTCTGGGCCTATGACAACCCCGATGCCGCCACCATCGCCGCGCGGGCCACCGCCATCGCGCAGAACCGCACGGCCGATCTGTTCTTCGGCATGAGCGACGCCACCGCGTTCCGGATCAACTGGGGTGACCAGACGTTCGTCTCGGGCGCGACCGGCGGCGCCGCGGAGCTGCACCTCGAAAAGACCTATGCCGCCCATGGCTCCTACACGATCAGCCTGACGCTGGACGGCCCGGGCGGGCAGACGGTGGACGTGACGCGGCTGCATCTGCTGGACCGTGGCACGGCGGCCAGCCTGATCGGCTCCCACCTGCGCGACATCGTCTTCGCCGGCGACCAGGACGATCGCCTGGAGGGCCGCGCCGGGGATGACGTCATCCATGGCGGCGGCGGCAAGGATACGCTGATCGGCGGGGCCGGCGTGGATACGCTGTTCGGCAATGACGGCGACGACCTGTTCTATGACGGCCCCGGCATCGCCTTCGCCGATGTCTATGTCGGCGGGGCCGGCGCCAATCGCGTCAGCTACGCCCTGACGCGCGAGGCGATCGAGATCCGTCTGACCGGCGATGACCTCGCCCATGGCGCGATGACGGCCGGCCACGCCACGGTCTTCACGACAGGCGGCCCGGTGAGCGACCTGCTCTATGACATCGTGGACGTGACGGGCGGCGATGGCGGCAACACCATCTACGGCTCCGACGCCGACAACGTGCTGACCGGCGGGCGCCGCGCGGATCTGATCCAGGGCGGCGCCGGCGATGACAGCATCATCGGCGGCATCGGCAACGATACCCTGCGCGGCGGCCTCGGCCATGACACGCTGGATGGCGGGAATGGCGATGACCTGCTGATCGTGCTGGGCGGCCAGGCGGTGGCGCTGGGCGGTGCCGGGCGCAACACGCTGTTCTTCGAGTATGATTCGAGCGTGGAAGACAGCGTGGTCTGGACCGTGTTCATGCCCACCGGCGTCGCCTCCCGCGCCGACGGGGCCAGCCTCTCCTTCAGCGGCATCACCGAGATCGGCGCCGATCGCGGGATCGAGGTGCTGGGCACCGCCGGGCGGGAGAGCTTTCAGCTGGGCCGATACGCGTCGAACTTCGTCGGCAATGGCGGCTTCGACACGCTGACGGCCCGCGCGCAGGTCGTGGCCGTGCGGATGGATGCCAGCACGCCGACTGGCACGGCCCAGGTCGTCGGGGGCGGAATGGTCGAGGGGGGCGGCACCGGCGTGACGAGCTTCAGCGGCATCCGCGGCTTCGAAGGCGGCCAGGGCGCGGATACCCTGATCGGCTCCAGCCTCGCGGACCGGCTGCTCGGGCTGGATGGCGATGACGTGCTGGAGGGCCTGGGCGGGGCGGACAGCCTGACCGGCGGAGAGGGCATGGACGCCTTCGTGCTCGGCCTGGTGGGCCCGGCCGACACCATCACGGATTTCACCACCGGCACGGACCAGATCTGGCTTTACGGGGCCACGCTCGGCCTCGCGCCAGGGCCGCTCGACCCGGCCTTGCTGACGCTGGGCGCCGCCGCCCAGGGGCCGCTGCCGCAGCTGGTGTACCAGGATACGACCGGGCAGCTCTCCTGGGATTTCGACGGCAATGGCCCCCTGGCCGCCCGGCCCCTGGCGCTGCTCGGCGCCGGCACGGCCCTGACCGCCGCCGATGTGCTGATCGTCTGA
- a CDS encoding DinB family protein, producing MITLTWARAMAAYNSEMNRRLYAAADTLEDAARRAEGGAFFGSIHGTLCHLLWGDTVWMNRFDGWERPPVGIPGSTSWIADWAALKAARVEADAGIEAWAARLTADGLEGEVDWFSGANNAQMRRPRWLLITHMFNHQTHHRGQAHALLTRAGAQTGATDLPWVIPAAAWAPAG from the coding sequence ATGATCACCCTGACCTGGGCGCGCGCCATGGCGGCCTATAATTCCGAAATGAACCGGCGCCTCTACGCCGCCGCCGACACGCTGGAGGATGCCGCCCGCCGGGCCGAGGGTGGCGCCTTCTTCGGCAGCATCCATGGCACGCTATGCCACCTGCTCTGGGGCGATACGGTCTGGATGAACCGCTTCGATGGCTGGGAGAGGCCGCCCGTGGGCATCCCCGGCAGCACGAGCTGGATCGCCGATTGGGCGGCGCTGAAGGCGGCCCGGGTGGAGGCGGATGCCGGGATCGAGGCCTGGGCCGCGCGCCTCACTGCGGACGGGCTGGAGGGCGAGGTGGATTGGTTCAGCGGCGCCAACAATGCCCAGATGCGCCGGCCGCGGTGGCTACTGATCACACATATGTTCAACCACCAGACGCATCATCGCGGCCAGGCGCATGCGCTGCTCACCCGGGCGGGCGCGCAGACCGGGGCGACGGACCTGCCCTGGGTGATCCCCGCGGCGGCCTGGGCACCAGCGGGCTGA
- a CDS encoding methyl-accepting chemotaxis protein yields MTLSRRLILMLGTLLLLSLLGAAATHLLLAQAGQSFSRSQAAADRLARVLQLEIDLTSARNQINSWLQRANPAQVRAADGFLARLETGATELARDASLTPAQRAQLAAFQTARAGYLGSWRQMQEIVALRLEAEADQNRSGDALFQGFSALPPGSAEAAERLAAAARVAALRYRADPQPEQRAAALTSGEAAAAALRAAGIAPGSAIGTNFAAWSQAKQRAIQQSLRFAEVLVDFRAQGNAMSAAILELRGMEAAQAQSAMAEASAHLAWTDQVALLASVLVILGGAFCILALIRAIVRPLRGITGAMGRIAGGDLSASIPGLQRRDELGAMARSLHVFRDGLAENAALRATQERERTEAEAQRRAALARMAEQVEREAGTAVEEVRARAGRMSDTASAMAGSMRGAASQGEAATTAAARSLDNAQAVAAATDELSASVREISARLAGANDLTRRLAERGVASREVIAGLAEGVGRIGEVVRMISDIAGRTNLLALNATIESARAGEAGKGFAVVASEVKDLAAQTARATEEVAKQVQSIGQATEGAVRAVGEMAESVTEIDRMASSIAAAVEQQAMATREIAARVSDAAQDVRQVSDSLLEVSRTTAETAAHGEAMQGSARETRESVEAFRGSLLRIVRAATA; encoded by the coding sequence ATGACCCTCTCCCGCCGCCTGATCCTCATGCTGGGCACGCTTCTGCTGCTCTCGCTGCTGGGGGCCGCCGCCACGCATCTGCTGCTGGCCCAGGCGGGCCAGAGCTTCAGCCGCAGCCAGGCGGCGGCGGATCGCCTGGCACGCGTGCTGCAGCTGGAAATCGACCTCACCTCCGCCCGCAACCAGATCAACAGCTGGCTGCAACGGGCCAATCCGGCGCAGGTGCGCGCGGCGGATGGCTTCCTCGCCCGGCTCGAGACCGGAGCGACGGAACTGGCGCGCGACGCGAGCCTGACGCCCGCCCAGCGCGCGCAGCTCGCCGCCTTCCAGACGGCGCGGGCCGGCTATCTCGGCTCCTGGCGGCAGATGCAGGAGATCGTTGCCCTGCGGCTGGAGGCCGAGGCGGACCAGAACCGCTCGGGCGATGCGCTGTTCCAGGGCTTCAGCGCCCTGCCCCCCGGCAGCGCCGAAGCGGCCGAGCGGCTGGCCGCCGCGGCCCGCGTGGCGGCGCTGCGCTACCGCGCGGACCCGCAGCCGGAGCAGCGCGCCGCCGCCCTCACCTCGGGCGAGGCGGCGGCGGCGGCCTTGCGCGCGGCCGGCATCGCGCCCGGCTCGGCCATCGGCACCAACTTCGCCGCCTGGTCGCAGGCCAAGCAGCGGGCCATCCAGCAATCGCTGCGCTTTGCCGAGGTGCTGGTGGATTTCCGCGCCCAGGGCAATGCCATGTCCGCCGCCATCCTGGAGTTGCGCGGCATGGAGGCGGCGCAGGCCCAATCCGCCATGGCGGAGGCTTCGGCCCATCTCGCCTGGACCGATCAGGTGGCGCTGCTCGCCTCGGTCCTCGTGATCCTGGGCGGGGCCTTCTGCATCCTGGCGCTGATCCGCGCCATCGTCCGCCCGCTGCGCGGCATCACCGGCGCGATGGGCCGCATCGCGGGGGGTGATCTCAGCGCCAGCATCCCGGGCCTGCAGCGCCGCGATGAGCTGGGCGCCATGGCCCGCTCGCTGCACGTCTTCCGCGATGGCCTGGCCGAGAATGCGGCCCTGCGCGCCACGCAGGAGCGCGAAAGGACCGAGGCGGAGGCGCAGCGCCGCGCCGCCCTGGCCCGGATGGCCGAGCAGGTGGAGCGCGAGGCCGGCACCGCCGTGGAGGAGGTGCGCGCCCGGGCGGGCCGCATGTCGGACACGGCCAGCGCCATGGCGGGCAGCATGCGCGGCGCGGCGAGCCAGGGCGAGGCCGCGACCACCGCGGCCGCCCGCTCGCTCGACAATGCCCAGGCGGTGGCGGCCGCCACGGATGAACTCTCCGCCAGCGTGCGGGAGATCTCCGCCCGGCTGGCCGGCGCCAATGACCTGACGCGCCGCCTGGCCGAGCGGGGTGTCGCCAGCCGCGAAGTGATCGCGGGCCTGGCCGAGGGCGTGGGCCGCATCGGCGAGGTGGTGCGCATGATCTCCGACATCGCCGGGCGCACCAACCTGCTGGCGCTGAATGCCACCATCGAATCCGCCCGCGCGGGGGAGGCCGGCAAGGGCTTCGCCGTGGTGGCGAGCGAGGTGAAGGACCTGGCCGCGCAGACCGCCCGCGCGACGGAGGAGGTGGCCAAGCAGGTGCAGAGCATCGGCCAGGCGACCGAGGGCGCCGTGCGCGCGGTGGGCGAGATGGCGGAATCGGTCACGGAGATTGACCGCATGGCCTCCTCCATCGCTGCCGCGGTGGAACAGCAGGCGATGGCCACGCGGGAAATCGCGGCCCGCGTTTCGGATGCGGCGCAGGATGTGCGCCAGGTCTCGGACAGCCTGCTGGAGGTGAGCCGCACCACGGCCGAGACGGCGGCCCATGGCGAGGCGATGCAGGGCAGCGCGCGCGAAACCCGGGAATCGGTGGAGGCCTTCCGCGGCTCACTGCTGCGGATTGTGCGCGCCGCGACGGCGTGA
- a CDS encoding MFS transporter, which translates to MAKPGIPQDQARRIILARGLRDFGDGFIAVLLPVYLATFGFSAAMIGLAATLALLGSAAMTLAMGLWGGGVAPRALLLGCAALMALTGAAFAVTGEPALLLLAAALGTANPSAGSASIFAPVEQSALSGHVAARDRTAMFARYSFVGAMAAAVGALASASPELLEHLGLTPLGALRAMFWLYAALGLAIAAIYAGLVEAGPPPSREAGRLGPSRGIVTRLALLFSVDAFAGGFAVQSLMALWLFERFGMSLATAALFFFWAGVLGAFSLPLAGWLGARIGLVNTMVFSHIPASLCLMAAALVPDLGWALGLLLLRAALSQMDVPARASYVMAVVTPAERVAAASFTAVPRSLAAAGGPVLAGMLFSAGLSAWPFLICGGLKIAYDLALLAMFRRIRPEEEA; encoded by the coding sequence TTGGCGAAGCCTGGCATTCCCCAGGACCAGGCGCGGCGCATCATCCTGGCGCGCGGCCTGCGGGATTTCGGCGATGGCTTCATCGCCGTGCTGCTGCCGGTCTACCTTGCCACGTTCGGTTTTTCCGCCGCCATGATCGGCCTCGCGGCGACGCTGGCGCTGCTGGGCTCGGCCGCGATGACGCTGGCCATGGGGCTTTGGGGCGGCGGGGTGGCGCCGCGCGCGCTGCTGCTGGGCTGCGCCGCGCTGATGGCCCTGACCGGCGCCGCCTTCGCCGTGACGGGGGAGCCCGCGCTGCTGCTGCTGGCCGCCGCCCTCGGCACCGCCAACCCCTCGGCCGGATCGGCCAGCATCTTCGCCCCGGTCGAGCAATCGGCGCTGAGTGGCCATGTGGCCGCCCGGGACCGCACGGCGATGTTCGCGCGCTACAGCTTCGTGGGTGCCATGGCGGCGGCGGTGGGGGCACTTGCCTCGGCCAGCCCGGAGCTGCTGGAGCACCTCGGCCTCACGCCGCTGGGGGCGTTGCGGGCCATGTTCTGGCTCTATGCGGCGCTGGGCCTGGCCATCGCCGCGATCTATGCCGGCCTCGTGGAAGCGGGCCCGCCACCCTCGCGGGAGGCGGGGCGGCTTGGCCCTTCGCGCGGGATCGTGACGCGGCTGGCGCTGCTGTTCAGCGTGGATGCCTTTGCCGGCGGCTTTGCCGTGCAGTCGCTGATGGCGCTGTGGCTGTTCGAGCGCTTCGGCATGTCGCTCGCCACGGCGGCGCTGTTCTTTTTCTGGGCGGGGGTGCTGGGCGCGTTTTCGCTGCCGCTGGCGGGCTGGCTGGGGGCGCGCATTGGCCTCGTGAACACCATGGTCTTCAGCCATATCCCGGCCAGCCTGTGCCTGATGGCCGCCGCCCTGGTGCCGGATCTGGGCTGGGCGCTGGGGCTGCTGCTGCTGCGCGCCGCGCTGTCGCAGATGGATGTGCCGGCCCGCGCCTCCTACGTCATGGCCGTGGTCACCCCGGCCGAGCGTGTGGCGGCGGCCAGCTTCACGGCGGTGCCGCGCAGCCTGGCCGCGGCGGGCGGGCCGGTGCTGGCGGGGATGCTGTTCTCGGCCGGGCTCAGCGCCTGGCCCTTCCTGATCTGCGGTGGCCTCAAGATCGCCTATGACCTGGCTCTGCTGGCGATGTTCCGGCGCATCCGGCCCGAGGAAGAAGCCTGA
- a CDS encoding pyridoxal phosphate-dependent aminotransferase — translation MPALAERLANVKVSASVAMGAKARELAAKGFKVVSLTTGEPDFDTPAHAIEAAHQAALKGDTKYPPQGGTAAMKAAVSAKFKRDNGLDYGPDEILITNGGKQAIFNALMATVDPGDEVVIPAPYWISYADMAKVAGGVPVTVSCPQNNGFKLRPEDLEAAITPKTKWVMLNFPNNPTGAACSRAEMKALAEVLLRHPHVWVMTDDMYEHLVYDGFEFCTIAEVEPRLKARTLTVNGASKTYAMTGWRIGFCGGPKELIAAMFNMQGQATSGVSSIGQAAAAAALNGPQDLVKERAAEYRERRNLVVDMLNEAPGIVCHRPEGAFYVFPNVAGCLGKTSKGGAKIETDTDFAMALLEEAHVAVVQGAAYGMSPYIRISYATDMASLRDACTRIQDFCRGLV, via the coding sequence ATGCCCGCGCTCGCTGAACGCCTTGCCAATGTGAAAGTCTCCGCCTCCGTCGCCATGGGCGCCAAGGCGCGGGAGCTGGCGGCCAAGGGCTTCAAGGTGGTGAGCCTGACGACGGGCGAGCCCGATTTCGACACGCCCGCCCATGCGATCGAGGCGGCGCACCAGGCGGCCCTCAAGGGCGATACGAAATACCCGCCGCAAGGTGGCACCGCCGCGATGAAGGCCGCCGTCAGCGCGAAGTTCAAGCGCGACAACGGCCTGGATTACGGGCCGGATGAAATCCTCATCACCAATGGCGGCAAGCAGGCCATCTTCAACGCCCTGATGGCGACCGTGGATCCGGGCGATGAGGTGGTGATCCCCGCCCCCTACTGGATCAGCTACGCCGATATGGCGAAGGTGGCGGGTGGTGTTCCCGTTACCGTCTCCTGCCCGCAGAACAATGGCTTCAAGCTGCGCCCCGAGGATCTGGAAGCGGCCATCACGCCCAAGACCAAATGGGTGATGCTGAACTTCCCCAACAACCCGACCGGGGCCGCCTGCTCGCGCGCCGAAATGAAGGCGCTGGCGGAGGTGCTGCTGCGCCACCCGCATGTCTGGGTGATGACCGACGACATGTATGAGCACCTCGTCTATGACGGCTTCGAATTCTGCACCATCGCCGAGGTGGAGCCCCGGCTGAAGGCCCGCACGCTGACGGTGAACGGCGCCTCCAAGACCTATGCGATGACCGGCTGGCGCATCGGCTTCTGCGGCGGCCCGAAGGAGTTGATCGCGGCCATGTTCAACATGCAGGGCCAGGCGACCTCGGGCGTCTCCTCCATCGGCCAGGCGGCCGCCGCCGCGGCGCTGAACGGCCCGCAGGATCTCGTGAAGGAGCGTGCCGCCGAATATCGCGAGCGCCGCAACCTCGTGGTGGACATGCTGAACGAGGCCCCCGGCATCGTCTGCCACCGCCCCGAGGGCGCCTTCTACGTCTTCCCCAATGTCGCCGGCTGCCTGGGCAAGACCAGCAAGGGCGGGGCGAAGATCGAGACCGACACGGATTTCGCCATGGCCCTGCTGGAGGAAGCCCATGTGGCGGTGGTGCAGGGGGCGGCCTATGGCATGTCCCCCTATATCCGCATCAGCTACGCGACCGACATGGCGAGCCTGCGCGATGCCTGCACCCGCATCCAGGATTTCTGCCGCGGCCTGGTGTAA